One window of Oryza brachyantha chromosome 12, ObraRS2, whole genome shotgun sequence genomic DNA carries:
- the LOC102709697 gene encoding ATP-dependent RNA helicase DEAH12, chloroplastic encodes MEERLPDAEGGVTCNLRGEDDFRSCCGDEDEWEDTEESFTASVAKGELDEASVRLFFKGVSTSEAEGKKQSGIGVVMERSAGVPMLQVQKKLDFYVDELVADHLALMDGLSVALQNGIRKIFAFTDSEKLYFQIAEAEILEDQLLVALGHRILELVDKLEDFDIILLPGFELERPLQLAKEAIGIMYLSPYEVGTCPICCEEKRGAQMIKMGCSHTFCYSCLNAYAQEKLQASKIPIRCPQLRCKYHISLSECKSFIPVSCYDSLERAFAEAGTPDMERFYCPFPNCSVLLDLSQHFSRASSSSQSDLNCVECPECHRDICINCGVPWHIMMGCDEYRSLPVDERDAGDLSLHRLAQNNRWRRCQRCRRMIELTQGCFHMNCWCGHEFCYSCGAEYTNGIQTCQCVFWDEESIEASSAAHSTQASEIWAWDTFDCMPTAIEGYSEQERAQLALIQRFLSGGFNLGEPPSQSPPRCADSYIIDTMKDLHQLPWLERFVSVISDSYNEDYIQ; translated from the exons ATGGAGGAGAGGTTACCCGATGCGGAAGGCGGGGTCACCTGCAATTTGAGAGGCGAGGATGACTTCAGGAGCTGCTGTGGTGATGAGGATGAGTGGGAGGACACCGAGGAATCCTTCACGGCCAGTGTTGCGAAGGGAGAGCTTGATGAGGCCTCAGTGCGGTTGTTCTTCAAGGGCGTGTCGACCTCCGAGGCGGAGGGGAAGAAACAGTCTGGGATTGGGGTGGTGATGGAGAGGTCAGCTGGGGTGCCTATGCTTCAAGTCCAGAAGAAGCTGGACTTCTATGTGGATGAGCTGGTGGCTGATCACTTGGCACTGATGGATGGCCTGTCGGTTGCGTTGCAGAATGGCATACGGAAGATCTTCGCTTTCACAGATTCAGAGAAGCTGTACTTTCAG ATTGCGGAAGCTGAAATTCTGGAAGACCAGCTCTTGGTAGCTTTAGGACATAGAATTCTTGAACTAGTTGATAAGCTGGAAGACTTTGATATAATATTGCTTCCTGGCTTTGAGCTTGAGAGGCCGCTGCAGTTGGCCAAAGAAGCGATAGGCATCATGTATCTATCCCCGTATGAGGTTGGCACCTGTCCTATTTGCTGTGAGGAAAAACGAGGCGCTCAGATGATCAAAATGGGTTGTTCTCATACGTTTTGCTATAGCTGCTTGAATGCATATGCTCAAGAGAAGCTGCAAGCCTCCAAGATTCCTATAAGATGCCCACAGTTAAGGTGTAAATATCATATTTCTCTTAGTGAGTGTAAGTCATTCATTCCAGTTAGCTGCTATGATTCTCTGGAGAGAGCTTTTGCGGAAGCTGGCACGCCAGACATGGAAAGATTTTATTGTCCCTTTCCAAACTGTTCAGTTCTATTAGACCTTAGTCAGCACTTCTCTAGGGCAAGTTCCTCAAGTCAGTCAGACCTCAATTGCGTTGAGTGTCCAGAATGCCATAGGGATATCTGTATCAATTGTGGAGTGCCATGGCACATCATGATGGGCTGTGATGAGTACCGGAGCTTGCCTGTTGATGAAAGAGATGCAGGAGACTTGTCTTTGCATCGGCTAGCACAAAACAATAGGTGGAGACGCTGTCAGAGATGTCGGCGAATGATTGAACTCACACAAGGTTGCTTCCACATGAATTGCTG GTGCGGGCATGAGTTCTGCTACTCCTGTGGGGCTGAGTACACCAATGGTATACAGACATGCCAATGCGTGTTCTGGGACGAAGAGAGCATCGAGGCCTCCTCGGCTGCCCATTCCACCCAAGCATCGGAAATATGGGCATGGGACACATTCGACTGCATGCCAACCGCCATTGAAGGGTACTCGGAGCAGGAGAGAGCGCAGCTGGCCCTCATTCAGAGGTTCCTCTCAGGGGGTTTCAACCTGGGTGAGCCTCCAAGCCAGTCGCCGCCCCGCTGCGCTGACTCATATATCATTGACACCATGAAGGACCTTCACCAGCTGCCATGGCTTGAGCGGTTTGTTTCGGTGATCAGTGACAGCTACAATGAGGATTACATCCAGTGA